A region of the Streptomyces sp. NBC_00442 genome:
GACGTCGCCCTGATCGCGTTCACGTCGGGCACGACGGGGCGCCCCAAGGGCTGCATGCACTTCCACCGCGACGTGCTCGCCATCGCCGACACCTTCGCGCGGCACGTCCTGAAGCCGGCCTGCGACGACGTCTTCGCGGGCAGCCCCCCGCTCGGCTTCACCTTCGGGCTCGGCGGCCTCGTCGTCTTTCCGCTGCGGGCCGGAGCGTCGGCGCTGCTGCTGGAACAGGCCGGCCCCAAGCAGCTGTTGCCCGCGCTCGCCGAGCACCGCGTCTCCGTGCTGTTCACCGCGCCGACCGCCTACCGGACGATGCTGGAGGAGCTCGACGGCCACACGGGCCACGACGACCACGGCGGCCACGACCGCTACGACCTGAGCGCCCTGCGGCGCTGCGTGTCGGCCGGCGAGAACCTGCCGGCGGCGACCTGGCAGGCCTGGCACGAGCGGACCGGGCTGCGCATCATCAACGGCATCGGCGCCACCGAACTCCTGCACATCTTCATCTCCGCGGCCGACGACGACATCCGGCCCGGCACCACCGGAAAGCCCGTGCCGGGCTGGCAGGCACGCGTCGTCGACGCGCGGGGCGAACCCGTCGACGACGGCGAACCCGGCCTCCTGGCGGTGCGCGGGCCGGTCGGCTGCCGCTACCTCGCCGACGACCGGCAGCGCGCGTACGTACGGCACGGCTGGAACATCACGGGTGACACCTACGTGCGCGAGAGCGACGGCTGGTTCCGGTACGTGGCCCGCGCCGACGACATGATCATCTCGGCCGGGTTCAACATCGCGGGCCCCGAGGTCGAGGACGCGCTGCTGCGCCACCCCGACGTGACGGAGGCCGCGGTGGTGGGGCGGCCCGACGAACGGCGGGGCCATGTCGTCGTCGCCTACTGCGTGGTGAGGCCCGGGGTGGCACGCGGCGAGGAGACCGCGGCGCTCCTTCGCGACTTCGTCAGGTCCGAGCTCGTCCCGTACAAGTGCCCGCGCGAGATCGTCTTCCTCGACGCCCTGCCGCGCACCCCCACCGGTAAGCTCCAGCGCTTCCGGCTGCGGGAACTAGAGTGACGGCGTGGCCGAGCTGCACACTCCCCGATCCCTCATCGTGACGCTTTACGGCGCCTACGGGCGCGAGAGCGCCGGGTCCCTCCCCGTCGCCGAACTGATCCGACTGCTCGCGGCGGTCGGCGTCGACGCGCCCTCCGTGCGCTCGTCGGTGTCCCGGCTGAAGCGGCGCGGGCTGCTCGTGGCCCGGCCCACCGTGCTCGGCACGGCCGGCTACGCCCTGTCGGACGACGCCCGCCAGCTCCTGGACGACGGCGACCGGCGCATCTACGCCCCTCCCGCGCCCCGGGCCGCCGACGGCTGGGTGCTCGCGGTGTTCTCCGTTCCCGAGACGGAACGCAGCAAGCGGCACGTACTGCGCTCACGCCTGGCGGGCCTCGGCTTCGGCTCGGCGGCGCCGGGCGTGTGGCTCGCCCCGGCCCGACTGCACGACGAGACGAGGCACACCCTGGAACGCCTCCACCTCACCCCGTACGTCGACCTGTTCCAGGGCGAACACCTCGGCTTCGCGCCGACGGCCGAGGCGGTGGCCCGCTGGTGGGACCTGCCCGCCATCGCCCAGCAGCACGAACGGTTCCTCGACCGCCACGAGCCGGTGCTCCGCGCATGGGAGGCGCGGCCACCCACCGCTCCCCCCAGCACGGAGACCGCGTACCGGGACTACCTCCTCGCCCTGGACTCCTGGCGCCGCCTCCCGTACGCCGACCCGGGCCTGCCCGCCGAACTCCTCCCCCGCACCTGGCCAGGAGCCCGCTCCGCCGACGTGTTCGCCCGCCTGCACGGGCTGCTGCGGGACGCGGGGGCGGCATTCGTACGCGGTTCGCTGCCGAGCCTCGAACCGCGCTCCTGAACGCGGCCGTCGACGGCGATGCCGGCCGTCAGCTGCCCCCGGGCGTACGGCCTGTGTCCCGGCAGAACGCGAGGTCCCGCCCGGTCGCCCGCGCTCTGGGGCCCGACGAGCGCAGGACGACGTCCAGGACACGGTCGGGGTCGGCGGCGTAACAGTTGCTGAACCAGGCCATGTTCGCCTCGACCACCGCCCATGGGGCGGCGGTGCCCGGCGCGGGCGCGGTCAGCAGCCCGATGTCCACCACCACGGCGCTCGGCAGCGTGTGTCCGCAGGTGGTGAGGAGGTCGTCGGCGAACTCCCGTACCGCGTCGTGCAGCCGGTGGCCTTCCAGGGGAGCGGCGTCGAGGCGGCCGAAGGTCGCGTACTGCGCGCCGGTGTGCACCTGGCCGTCGAGGAGGAACAGGCGGAACTCGGTCGCCCACGTCACCACGGAGCTGACCAGTACCTGCGTGTCCGGCCCGAGGTCCGGTCCGCTGGGGAGCCGGCCGCCATCGGCGTAGACGGCCGCGGGGAAGCTCTTGTCGCTGGGCGGCTTGATGAACGCCGGCCCGGTCAGGTGGCGTGCCTCGGCCAGGGTCGTCGTGGTGACGCGACGGCGGGTGAAGGCACGGGGCAGCGTGGCGAGCCACGCATCGGCCGGCTCCAGGAGCGCGATGCCGAGGTCGTCGACCACGCGCGCGGCGTACGCGGGGCCGCCGTAGTAGTGGCCGCCGCGCCTTCCCCGCAGGGCGCCCGCGGCGCCTGCCGCAAGCAGCTCCACATCCATACCCCGCCGCCGCGCCGACGCCGAGAGCAGCTCTCGCGTCGTGGTGTACTGCGGCGCCAGCGCCAGGAAACCGTTGTTCTTCACGTTCGCCGACGATGTCACAGGCCCCGCGGACCGGTTCGGGCCGTCCGGGGCTCAGTTCAGTCGGAGGCGGGGGCGCGGGGCGTCGGTGCGGCCCGTGGGAGGGGGGCGGCTGCCTGCCCGGTAGGGCAGGGGCCAGGTGGCGCCGGGGCCCGTGTAGGCCTGTTCGGCGGCGGCGTGCAGGGTCCAGTGCGGGTCGAACAGGTGGGGGCGGGCCAGCGCGCACAGGTCGGCGCGGCCCGCCAGCAGCAGGGAGTTGACGTCGTCCCAGGAGGAGATGGCACCGACGGCGACGACCGGGAGGCCGAGCTCGTTGCGGATCCGGTCGGCGAACGGCGTCTGGTAGGAGCGGCCGAATTCGGGGCGTTCGTCGGGGACGACCTGGCCGGTGGAGACGTCGATGGCGTCGGCGCCGTGCGCGGCGAACGCGCGGGCGATCTCGACGGCGTCCTCGGCGGTGGTGCCGCCGTCGGCCCAGTCGGTGGCGGAGACGCGCACCGTCATGGGCCTGTCGGCGGGCCAGACGGCGCGGACCGCGTCGAAGACTTCGAGGGGGTAGCGGAGCCGTCCGGCGAGGGAACCCCCGTAGGCGTCGGTGCGTTGGTTGGTGAGAGGGGAAAGGAATCCGGAGAGCAAGTACCCGTGGGCGCAGTGCAGTTCGAGGAGGTCGAATCCGCAGTCGGCGGCGCGGCGGGCCGCCGCCGTGAACTGGTCGCGGATGTCGGTGAGCCCCGCGCGGTCCAGGGCGTGGGGGATCTGGTTGACGCCGGGCCGGTAGGGCAGCGCCGAAGCGGCGGCGACGGGCCAGTTGCCCGCGTCGAGCGGCTGGTCCATGCCGTCCCACATGAGCTTGGTCGAGCCCTTGCGCCCGGAATGGCCGAGCTGGACGCCGAGGGCTGTGCCGGGTGCCTGGGCGTGTACGAACGCCGCGATCCGCCGCCACGCGTCGGCCTGCTCGGCGGTGTAGAGGCCGCCGCAGCCGGGGGTGATGCGGCCCTCGGGGCCGACGCACACCATCTCGGTCATGACCAGGCCGGCGCCGCCCAGCGCACGGGCACCCAGGTGCACCAGGTGGAAGTCCCCGGGGACGCCGTCCACCGCCGAGTACATGTCCATGGGTGAGACGACCACGCGGTTCTTCAGTTCGAGGCCGCGCAGCCGGAAGGGGGTGAACATCGGCGGGGTGCCCGGCGGACAGCCGAATTCCCGCTCGACGGTGTCGGTGAAGCCGCTGTCGCGCAGCCGCAGATTGCCGTGGGTGACCCGGCGGCTGCGGGTGAGGAGGTTGAAGGCGAACTGCCGGGCGGGCTGGCCGAGATAGCGGTCCAGCTCCTCGAACCAGCGCAGGCTCGCGGCGGCCGCGCGCTGCGTCGACTCCACGACGGGCCGGCGCTCGCTCTCGTACGCGGCCAGGGCCGTCGGCAGATCGGGTCGCTCCTCGATGCACGCGGCCAGCGCGAGGGCGTCCTCGACGGCGAGCTTGGTGCCGGAGCCGATGGAGAAGTGGGCGGTGTGCGCCGCGTCGCCCAACAGCACCGTGTTGCCGTACGACCAGCGGTCGTTGACGACCGTACGGAAGGCGGTCCATGAGGAGTTGTTGCCGCGCAGGGGCCGTCCGCCGAGGGCGTCGGTGAAGATCTTCGCGCAGTGTTCGGCGGACGCCCGCTCGTCGAGCGTGTCGAATCCGGCGGCCGTCCACACCTCCTGGCGCATTTCGACGATGACCGTGGAGGCGTCGGCGGAGTAGGGGTATCCGTGCAGCTGCATCACGCCGTGCTCGGTCTCGGCGATCTCGAACCGGAAGGCGTCGAAGGCGAAGTCGGCGGCGAGCCAGATGTAGCGGCAGCGGTGCGTCGTGATGCGGGGTGCGAAGTGACCGGCGTGCGCGGCACGGGTGAGGCTGTGCACCCCGTCGGCGGCGATCACCAGGTCGTAGGCGGTGGCGAGTTCGGCGGCGGGCGGCGCGTCGGCGCGAAAGCGCAGGTCGACGCCGAGGGTGCGGCAGCGCTCGTGCAGGATCTCCAGGAGCCTGCGCCGGCCGAGCGCGGCGAAGCCGTGGCCGCCGGAGGTGAGCGTGCTCCCGCGGTGCACGATGTCGATGTCGTCCCACCGGACGAACTCCTCGCGCAGCGCCCGGTAGACGGCCGGGTCGGCGTGCTCGATCCCGCCGAGGGTCTCGTCGGACAGCACGACCCCGAAGCCGAAGGTGTCGTCGGGCGCGTTGCGCTCCCACAACGTGATGGACCGCGCCGGATCGAGCCGCTTGAGCAGCGCCGCGGCGTAGAGCCCGCCGGGGCCGCCACCGATGACGGCGATCCGCAGCGGGGTCTCGACGGCGCGGGCGGCGGGCTCGGGGGCGTTGGCCGTGGGGGGTGGGGGCATGCCTAGCGGCCCTGCCATTTCGGGGGGCGTTTTTCCGTGAACGCGGCGTGGAATTCGGCATAGTCCTCGCCGTTCATCAACAGGGCCTGGGTCGCCGCGTCCAGTTCGACGGAGGCCGCGAGCGGCATGTCGAGTTCGGCGGTGAGCAGCGCCTTGGTCTGCGCGTACGCGAGGGCGGGGCCGTCGGCGAGGCGGCGGGCGAGTGCGGCGGCGCGCTCGTCCGCGCGGCCCTCGTCCGTCAACTCGCTGAGCAGGCCGATGCGTTCGGCCTCGGGGGCGCGCACCGGCTCGCCGAGCATGAGCAGCCGGGTGGCGTGGCCGAGACCGACGACGCGGGGCAGCAGATAGGCGGCGCCCATGTCGCCGCCCGACAGGCCCACCTTGGTGAACAGGAACGCGAAGCGCGCGGTGGGATCGGCGATGCGGAAGTCGGCCGCGAGGGCGAGCACCGCGCCGGCGCCCGCGGCGACGCCGTGGAGGGCCGCGATCACCGGGAAGGGGCACTCGCGGATCGCGCGGACGACCTGGCCGGTCATGCGGTTGAAGTCGAGGAGCTCGGCGGTGTTCATGGACAGGGTGGCGCCGATGATGTCGTCGACGTCGCCACCGGAGCAGAAGCCGCGCCCCTCGCCGGCCAGGACCAGGGCGCGCACGGAGCGTTCCCTCGACAGTTCGGCGAGCAGGTCGCGCAGGTCGGCGTAGGCGCCGAAGGTCAGCGCGTTCAGTTTCTCGGGCCGGGCGAGGGTGACGGTGGCGACCCCGTCGGCGATCGAGAGCCGCAGATGGCGCCAGTCCTCGGTGCGGGGTGCGGAGCTGGGAAAGGGGCTCATCGGGGGCTGCGGCCTCCTTCGGCGGGGCGGCGGGCCGCCGCTGCTTCTGCTGCCTGCCCCACGAAGGTATCACTCCTGTGTGACTGTCGTCACGAGTACGCGATACGCCTCGTCGGGCGGCCCAGAGGCCAAGGTCCCGCGCTCCGATGCCCCACGGCCCGGCGTCCCCCGACCGGCTCCCCTATGACCTCGCGCCGCGTCTTCGTACCGTAGAGGGCAGGACGACTCCCCCTGCCTCTCCACGAGCTCCTCGCCACCCGAACGGAAACCTCCCCTTGCCCGAGCCTTCCGGCCCCGACGGCGCCGCGCCCTCCGTGTGGCGCATCGCGCTCCCCCACACCGCCGCCGCGGTGCCGATCGCCCGCGCCCTGATCCGTACGGCGCTCGCGGACATCGACGCGGGCGTGGACGACGGCGCGCGCGCCGACAGCGACACGGCCGAGCTGCTCACCGCGGAGCTCGTGGCCAACGCCGTCGAGCACACCGCGGGCGAGGCGCCGATAGAGCTGGTGGTGGAGCTGCTCGCCT
Encoded here:
- a CDS encoding ATP-grasp domain-containing protein, with translation MDVELLAAGAAGALRGRRGGHYYGGPAYAARVVDDLGIALLEPADAWLATLPRAFTRRRVTTTTLAEARHLTGPAFIKPPSDKSFPAAVYADGGRLPSGPDLGPDTQVLVSSVVTWATEFRLFLLDGQVHTGAQYATFGRLDAAPLEGHRLHDAVREFADDLLTTCGHTLPSAVVVDIGLLTAPAPGTAAPWAVVEANMAWFSNCYAADPDRVLDVVLRSSGPRARATGRDLAFCRDTGRTPGGS
- a CDS encoding PaaX family transcriptional regulator, translated to MAELHTPRSLIVTLYGAYGRESAGSLPVAELIRLLAAVGVDAPSVRSSVSRLKRRGLLVARPTVLGTAGYALSDDARQLLDDGDRRIYAPPAPRAADGWVLAVFSVPETERSKRHVLRSRLAGLGFGSAAPGVWLAPARLHDETRHTLERLHLTPYVDLFQGEHLGFAPTAEAVARWWDLPAIAQQHERFLDRHEPVLRAWEARPPTAPPSTETAYRDYLLALDSWRRLPYADPGLPAELLPRTWPGARSADVFARLHGLLRDAGAAFVRGSLPSLEPRS
- a CDS encoding bifunctional salicylyl-CoA 5-hydroxylase/oxidoreductase — encoded protein: MPPPPTANAPEPAARAVETPLRIAVIGGGPGGLYAAALLKRLDPARSITLWERNAPDDTFGFGVVLSDETLGGIEHADPAVYRALREEFVRWDDIDIVHRGSTLTSGGHGFAALGRRRLLEILHERCRTLGVDLRFRADAPPAAELATAYDLVIAADGVHSLTRAAHAGHFAPRITTHRCRYIWLAADFAFDAFRFEIAETEHGVMQLHGYPYSADASTVIVEMRQEVWTAAGFDTLDERASAEHCAKIFTDALGGRPLRGNNSSWTAFRTVVNDRWSYGNTVLLGDAAHTAHFSIGSGTKLAVEDALALAACIEERPDLPTALAAYESERRPVVESTQRAAAASLRWFEELDRYLGQPARQFAFNLLTRSRRVTHGNLRLRDSGFTDTVEREFGCPPGTPPMFTPFRLRGLELKNRVVVSPMDMYSAVDGVPGDFHLVHLGARALGGAGLVMTEMVCVGPEGRITPGCGGLYTAEQADAWRRIAAFVHAQAPGTALGVQLGHSGRKGSTKLMWDGMDQPLDAGNWPVAAASALPYRPGVNQIPHALDRAGLTDIRDQFTAAARRAADCGFDLLELHCAHGYLLSGFLSPLTNQRTDAYGGSLAGRLRYPLEVFDAVRAVWPADRPMTVRVSATDWADGGTTAEDAVEIARAFAAHGADAIDVSTGQVVPDERPEFGRSYQTPFADRIRNELGLPVVAVGAISSWDDVNSLLLAGRADLCALARPHLFDPHWTLHAAAEQAYTGPGATWPLPYRAGSRPPPTGRTDAPRPRLRLN
- a CDS encoding enoyl-CoA hydratase family protein, with the protein product MSPFPSSAPRTEDWRHLRLSIADGVATVTLARPEKLNALTFGAYADLRDLLAELSRERSVRALVLAGEGRGFCSGGDVDDIIGATLSMNTAELLDFNRMTGQVVRAIRECPFPVIAALHGVAAGAGAVLALAADFRIADPTARFAFLFTKVGLSGGDMGAAYLLPRVVGLGHATRLLMLGEPVRAPEAERIGLLSELTDEGRADERAAALARRLADGPALAYAQTKALLTAELDMPLAASVELDAATQALLMNGEDYAEFHAAFTEKRPPKWQGR
- a CDS encoding AMP-binding protein translates to MELKTSAHADTFSRDHLPPTDQWPELVFGPPVPSYPERLNCGAELLDATIERFGPDRPAFRTGAGEVWSYRELRDRVDRIAHVLTGELGVVPGNRVLLRGPTTPWLAACWLAVMKAGAVAVTVLAQQRAHELGVMCSIARISHALCDARVLDALEQAGAPGLRITAYGGDGPGDLLRLAERAPAERYTAVDTSADDVALIAFTSGTTGRPKGCMHFHRDVLAIADTFARHVLKPACDDVFAGSPPLGFTFGLGGLVVFPLRAGASALLLEQAGPKQLLPALAEHRVSVLFTAPTAYRTMLEELDGHTGHDDHGGHDRYDLSALRRCVSAGENLPAATWQAWHERTGLRIINGIGATELLHIFISAADDDIRPGTTGKPVPGWQARVVDARGEPVDDGEPGLLAVRGPVGCRYLADDRQRAYVRHGWNITGDTYVRESDGWFRYVARADDMIISAGFNIAGPEVEDALLRHPDVTEAAVVGRPDERRGHVVVAYCVVRPGVARGEETAALLRDFVRSELVPYKCPREIVFLDALPRTPTGKLQRFRLRELE
- a CDS encoding ATP-binding protein, yielding MPEPSGPDGAAPSVWRIALPHTAAAVPIARALIRTALADIDAGVDDGARADSDTAELLTAELVANAVEHTAGEAPIELVVELLASGCQVEVHDGSPVPPGDLSGPEPGPHPDPWQEHGRGLLLIRTLSSACGHRPTAHGKAVWFTLPGRPR